AAATACCAAATGAtgcaaactcaaacacaaacagtacatgaacacaagaaaaatgtaaGTCACACAATTTCACTATGAAATACTACTAGATATGTTGTTAAGTTACATTAAGATTGAataattatgattatgattgaAGTAGATCAGAGGAAAGGATTGTTTGTTTAACATCAGCGTGTATGGGACATTGATAATCCTATCCTGGGGCAGCACCTGGTCTTCTCATTcacctttctttccttttcaccAGCTCTTGTCCTGCAGGGTTTGTTGTGCTCTCTTCATTATGCCTGAGgaaaggaaacacacagcaactCAGCTGAGTTGATAAAGTAACTTTAACAGCGCTGGGTATCATTGTATTATTGGCCTGGCCTCTGTTAGGATTAACATCATAAAAACTAGTTTTAGAGTTCCAGAAGAAACTATGTCTGCTTGCTGCAGTCTTGACGAGTatgtttaaaactgtgtttaaaagtATGTTTAATAGCCTATAGTTAGTATAGGCTATTAAAACATCTAGTAGGTACAGAAATCACTTAagtagtagcagcagcagtactaGATACAGTCAAAGAACAACCTAACTTCAAAAAATGAGCAAGCATGGATTataagttagctagctaacatcagtcaacatgatttattttcactctgcTTTCAATGGCCACCCAAAGATCGGCTCTTTTTAAGACAGTAGTGTCACTACCTCTGAAACAGCTATTTGTAGTTGgttaacattagctagttaTGTTATCACTTGTGATGGTTGAGCACTAACTTGGATAGCACTACTACCAAATGTATTCAGTCCTGAGAcctcagtgcagtgatttacaTAACACAGTAAACCAGAAATGAGACACAGAATACATTCTGTGTAGACTACAATGGGACTGCATGTCTGAGACGTTATTACACACAGCACATGGTGCCTGTAAGCTCCTACTGCTAATTTTCATACTCACACACTTAAATCACGTGTGAATATGCTTATAAAATGTCAATCTGGTCTTTTAGATgccaaatcaacatttttagaatagacagactaaaaaaaacattttatcttcaAAACATCGACTTTTCTCTTCTAAGAAACTATCAAACATATATGAAACATAAAAGTCAGACAGCTCCACTTGTGATCATAGAACCTGAGTCACAGCACATAACCTTTGTTCAAACAGAGCTtccacagtgacacaaatgaagaaaacattcagagactTATTGTGGGAAGGTGATTGTGAGCTGCTAAATTTGAGAGTAATAAGAAGAGTTCATAATTTTGACTCTAATCTATTTTTACATCCATGAAGACTCGTgtccaatcacagcagctgagaggcgACACTGAGGTGTTGGTTCAGAAAGTTGAAGTTCAGATGCAGAACTTCTCATTTCAACATCACAACAGAGTTCTCATAGTCCATCTCTTCAGGGACGGCAGAGCCTTCAGCTTTCTTTTAGATGAATTTGCGTGAAAATGTCCTTAAGGCCCCCAACCATTTGTCGGCAGTTatcaccttctttttttttccactgagaaaAGATACCGAGGAAATGACCTCGCTGTCCTCAATGGTAGTTACGGCCCTGCCAGTATCCACCGAGTGGGCGTAAGAGCCCTTCTCAGAATTAGTCAAGAAAATCTAATGTTTCAGTAATGGTTTAACCCTGCCAAAAATGAACTTAACacaatattcttttttttttacttcatggtattaatgataataatgataatgataatgatagtTAAACTTTACCAGTCATTGGGTGACGCAGCTCTGAAAGGCCTGCACTATTTCACAgtggaaaaacatattttctgcaGTCTTAATATGTTTCTCACAGAATTTATAggtgttattttttaaatcacaccTCATAAGCATGAATGCATTGGAAGGATCTGTGTCAGTAGATAAGACAAATATGTGCAATAAGCTTAAAACCCACCACAGGAGGTTGTTATTTTATACAGTACATGCTGCAACAAAGGCACTGTTTGTATGGTGTCATACACAGAACCTGACTCTGTGTACATTTATAAATTTCACAAGGGCTGTACTAGACTACAATGTTGAGgcacttgagtatttccattttgcaCTACTTCATATGTACGTCACtgcattttgaaaagaaatcatttttcatttgttttcaaacaagaaaagaatgctataaaagaaatgtttcacttggtttcaaatgtgaaaagaaaattcTCCTCAAAACTTTTCTCATTCCTTTTACCTTTCAATATAattgaaattatattttttgccTGCGAATAATCATTAGCATGATTTGAACTTTTAGAAAAAGATTATTGACGatcttattaaaaaaacaaactgattctGTTAGtttgaaaatgctgaatatttgcATAAAGTATAGTaatttgtgtaaatatatgtctAATTGTACTTTTACTGGTACTTTCAATACTGTAGCActtttattgccagaaaattacttttgatacttttgcACTCCCTCTCAGACACttaaagacttttactcaaatagGCTACtattcatatgggtgacttttCCTTCTACCTAAGTATCATTTTAGCataatatctttacttttactcaagtatgactttttgATTCTTTTTACGACACGACAATACAGCAGTATGTACATCCAGCAGAAAGGTGGTATTTCCAAAATGACAGGTGTAGTAACGCAGCTCCACCACACGGCGGCGGTAGCACCAGTGAGTCGTCTGCACAGCTGAACGAcgaaaaaaaagtttatttactTCCGGTGAGGAGTTCGGCTGTTCCTGAATGATAAAATTAGAGGAAATAAAGGTAACAACGCTTGTTTACTTGTTCTGTTTAAGACGTTACGACTTCCTCTTTCTTGTTTACACTTTTAGTTAAACTCTGCTTCCACGATATTGCGGTTGAATTGTCAGTCAcggtaacgttagctagctaactagctgctgtGGGCGCTAACGCTAGCCGATCACAACCGCAGTTAACGGGACAGACAACATGGCTTGAGTTAGCGTAGCATAGCCAGTGTCAGTGTAAActctgaattatttttatttgtttattttattttattttgattctgTCACAGAAAACGTCGCAGGTGTTgaattatattgtatttttctgatAGGTGTGTTGTATTTTAGCTATTCTAGTTGAAATCATGTTTATTGGGGATGATTATATTAGAAAGTGCTTTTCCTTGTGAGTACAGTGTAACAGCAGCATTACGAGAGTATCCAAATTGATAACAATACGGAATCAGCGCCAAAGCTCGAGGGAAAGTTCACCTTATAttagtttattttgaattaGTACAAATTAGTACGTCTGCAAGGTTAATAACAAGAAATTGCAGAGCGAAAATCGATTGCATAAATTGACCATAAATGACCActgatgtgtatttttcaaCTGTGAAGCTGTCCTGTCATAATGTCCTCATGGTCAAAATCAGCagtcatcatttgtttttattatttatttatttaacaacatATTGGCAGATAGATTATCAGATTTTATACATACTAATTTTATACATActaatatatacataatatcAACATCGGCTGTAATCGACTTCTCTAGATAAGCTACAACAACATCTGAGCATTATAACCTTAATAAATTCAGGGGTTTGTTGTGCTTCATTTGTAATTGACTGCATTAGTTTCACTGAGATGTGTCTTACAAACTAAAAATTGTGTGTAATGGATGCTGTGctgtttgatgatttttttttcaggcaagCAGCAAAGATGGAGTCCAGTGAGGAGGGGGGCCTCAGTGTCGGAGGCTCTGTGGGAGAGGAGAACTACTTCCTAGGATATACCTTCACCGACCGCTCCCACTCCAGCCGGGTGGTGAAGAGCATCATGGACCTGTGTCTGGAGGATGGCTTGTTTGCTGACGTCACTGTCACTGTGGACAGCAAAGAGTTTCACCTGCACCGCCTGGTGCTCTCGGCACAGAGCAGTTTCTTCCGCTCCATGTTCACCTCCAACCTTAAAGAGTCGCACAACCGCGCCATCGAACTGAAGGATGTGAGCGCCACCGTCTTTCAGCTGCTGATCGACTACATCTATCACGGCACAATTAAACtgagggtggaggagctgcaggacacCTATGAGATGGCAGATATGTATCAGCTGACTGCGCTGTTTGAGGAGTGCTCTCGCTTCCTCTCACGGACAGTCGAGGTCAAGAACTGCCTGCAGGTGATTCACTGTTTCTCACAAAACAGTCTTTGCTACATGTTTGTACTTGTGTAGTATCAATTTCACGATTGTCTGTTTTTGCCCAGGTGATGTGGcttgcagacagacacagtgaccAGGAGTTGTATACTGCGGCCAAGCATTGTGCTAAAATCCATCTGGCTCAGTTGCATCAGACTGAAGAGTTTCTgaatctgcctctctgtcttctcttggACATCATCAAAGGTATTGACTGTCGCTTTCCTATCACTATGTGCCAACCCAacccaaaactaaaacatgaatGATGTTCACTGTGACACTGCTACACGTTTCCAGCTGAGTTTAGTGTTTTTGTACGTTTGAAATCCAGTCTTTACTGGAATGACTGATAACTAGCTGTGGTTGTGTTCtgtacaaatcaaacaaattctgtgttttttgtggttgaaaaagatgtcattaaaaacatgcaaaaacagcTACAGTCCTGTGATGTTGATAACAGCTGAATGGTTGAGGCATTTATCAATTTTTTAACCCATTTTATCAATGTGActcactgtgtttgtctgtgttcagatgGCGTTCCGAGCTCACAGAATCCAACAGTGGCTATCGAGTCATGGATAAACCACAAcaaggtggagagagaggagttttCTTGTATCCTCCAAGAAAACCTCAAGGTAACATTATTAAGTGTAACACTGAGACATATTGAAGAGAACGCTcaatttttttgtctgttgtaATAATTTGTATCTCAGGTGTTTggtttatctgtattttgtgtatCCACAGGAAATTGGTGAGAACGTCCACATTTACCTGATTGGTAAAGAGGAAGCGCGGACGCACTCTTTGGCCGTGTCGCTTCACTGTGACGAGGACGATGCGATCAGCGTGAGCGGTCAGAACAGTCTGTGTCATCAGATCACTGCAGCCTGTAAACATGGAGGTGACCTGTATGTAGTTGGGGGGTCCATCCCACGACGCATGTGGAAGTGCAACATGCACACCATGGACTGGGAGCGTTGCGCTCCACTGCCCAGAGACCGCCTCCATCATACAATGGTCTCTGTTGCTACTGAGGACGCTATCTACTCACTAGGAGGCAAGACGCTGCAGGACACACTTTCTAATGCCGTCATCTACTACACAGTGAAGGACAACATGTGGACAGAGACCAGCCAACTGGACACGGCAGTGTCCGGAGCTGCTGGTGTCAATCTGGGAGGCACCATTTACCTGCTCGGAGGGGAGGAGAATGACATGGATTTTTTTACCAAGCCATCTCGACTGATTCAGTGCTTTGACACCACCTCCCAGAAGTGCCAGATCAAGCCTTACATGCTGCCGTTCGCCGGCTGCATGCACGCCGCTGTCCACATGGACGTGATCTTCATCGTAGCAGAGGGAGACTCGCTGGTGTGCTACAACCCTCTGCTGGAGAGCTTCACTCGCCTTCGCTTCCCGGAGGTGTGGAGCTGCGTTCCATCGCTCTGGAAGGTGGCCAGCTGTAATGGCTGCATATACGTCTTCAGGGACAAATGTAAGAAAGGTGACgcaaacacattaaagtttAACCCGGCCACGTCTGTCGTCTCCGTTATCAGAGGTATAAAAATCCTCCTCACAAACTGGCAGTTTGTTTTGGCCTGAAACGTCCTCTGGATGTTCACGTTCTCACCGCAGACAATCAGGGAATACCGGTGGATAACTTACCATGACTCCGCTGTTGAGACATCCTGAGAGGACCTCTAAATGTATTTACTCATCTGGTTTCTGTGTCACTCATTCCATTCTGACAATGACATTCTGATATTCTGTACAAacagttactgtgtgtgtgtgtctcattgttAGCGGAGAGGTCAAACAATTTGTGATGATGCTGTAACCAGTGTTGAACTAATCGACATTGTTTTCCTGTGCACTGCTGGTTTATTGACACGCATGAACAACCTAAACTGAACAAAAGACGTCCTTCAGTATATTGTACGTGAATCAGTGTATCATGATGTTGTAGGTTAAATGTCCTCTGATGTCAGATTTTAAGTGCATAAACATGATGACGGACAATATTTTCTaactttttcacagtttcttGTCTTGAGATTGTATTTCTTGATGTACAATGTTTAAGTTAAACTGTTGACAGAAACGCTGAATGTATCGctgtagcttcatgttttttcctgtgAGTCTTTATTACGTTCATTACCGGGGAGGATTAAGAATCTTTAGTTCTTGAAATTACgcagtcacacattttaaaaagttctgCACTTGctcaacaaaacagcaactCCCAGCAGTATTTATCTTTGGTCGTGCATCTTGTGAATGGCGAGGTGATAAAGGTGCCTGTTTTGTCCTTGGGGGGGGTTGAAGGAGAGAAAGCTACTACAGAGAGGCCAGAACTTTGATCCCATTGATGTGCTGCAGGAGGCTGTGCAGCTGAAACCCAAACCCAGTAACATGTCAGACTTTGTGAACTATTCTAAGCATCAGTTGCTGACGCCAAGATGAAGGGTGGGGGTTTCTGGGGGCACATATGCGCCTCCATAAGAACTCCCAATAGGAATTGACGGCCACCACTAGCCTCATCTGACATGCAAGTCCCTTAATGTTGGGCAATAAAGCTGTTTATAGCCCCTGTATCACAGTTCACACCCCCGCATGATGTGGGAGTCTGCTGGGATCCatttgtggatgtgttttttaacGCTCCAGAGGGTtgtgatgtaaaaatgttgcCGTCCAGTGTACCAGCGTGTGAGGCTTGGTGTGAAGGTAGATTGCTAGGAGCTGTAGTGACCTTGGGACTGCTTACTGAGGGCAGGACAGAATTCCTGAAGGGACACATGGTCTAGAGTGACAAGGCCATCTGCTGTAGCGCCAGCAGTaggaggaaggtggagggggTCGGTGCTGAGAATTCCTCTCACTGGGGTGTGGAGGGAGTAGATATTCTGGGATATCGCCACTAGCACTCTGGTGGGAAACGTGTTTCTTTGGCATTTTTCAAGCGGAAATCTTGGGGAGGATTTTTTGAACGGGGGATCATCACACGGTTAAATGGGGAAGGTATTTTCCCAGCTCTCTCTGGTGATAATGGTCTTGCTCTGTTGCCGCTTTACTTCGGTGGATCTGGTTTCCTCTACGTCTCAGCACAGCCGGAGCTGAGAGAGCGGGATCCTGTAGGCCCTCTGGCTCCGACCCTCTCAGGAGGATCATCTTCAAGGGATCTTCTTTGGAGTTGTACTGTGCATGGCAAGGATCTACTTTCTTGCTGCCTCACTGAAATTGCATGGCCTAAACGAATGAATATTTTTATGAGGCGCCTTGCACCAGAGATGGGCCAGGACCAAACCAAGCAGCAGATAGAAAAGGGCCTGAGGTTGTATCAGTCCAACCAGACAGACAAAGCCCTGCATGTGTGGACAAAAGTGCTGGAGAAGACCTCAGATCCTGGGGGGAAGTTTCGGGTGTTGGGGTGCCTGATTACAGCTCACTCAGAAATGGGAAAATATAAAGATATGCTCAAGGTAAGAACAGTCAGCAAATTTTAAAAGGTTTGATTTGTATGAAATATGATAGCTGTGTTGTCATTTGGATTTTAAATAATTCACACTAagacatttctcacatttttaagGCCGATCATATGTTGTTATGCAACcagctgtactgtgtgtgtgtgtatgtgtgtgtgtttgagagagagagaagttgaaTGCCACTGTATTGCCACTCAATTTTATATGTCATCATGTCTGCTACAGttcatgctgcagcagcattttgGCAGTGATTGTTGAACGCGAGGGGGTCAAAAGTCGCCTCATTGGTTCCATTTACAGTGATCTTGAGAAGCATGGGTTAATTTGTGGCTTCCATGCGATGCAGAGTAAATAAGTGCCCTGCAACCCGAGTATCAGTGTGGGGTGTCTTGTTGACATAATTATCTTTACTCAAGCGGCACCCACACTCTTCCACACAGCTTTAACGAGGACTTCATAAAGCAGAGGCCTTaggtcttttatttattcttttatccAGCCTCTACCTGAATTCAACTTTCCTGCGAGTTGTCCCTCACCTTACCTTCCCTTTGCAGTACGCTCTTGATCAAATCGACACGGCCAGAGAGATGGAGGACCCCGACTACCTGACGGAGGGATACCTGAACTTGGCGCGCAGCAACGAGAAGCTGTGCGACTTCCAGAAGACGGTGTCCTACTGCAAGACCTGCTTAAACATGCAGGGCACCACGGTCAGCCTGCAGCTCAACGGCCAGGTGTGCCTGAGCATGGGCAACGCCTTCCTGGGCCTCAGCGTCTTCCAGAAAGCTTTGGAGAGCTACGAGAAGGCCCTGCGCTACGCACACAACAACGACGACAAGATGCTGGAGTGCAGAGTGTGCTGCAGTCTGGGAAACATCTATGTGCAGCTGAAGGTACTTCTGCACGGCAAATTCTACATCTTAGCCTGTGCTCAGGATGGcctttttaattgatttattttttatagtgATTTATACATGAGATTTCTGAGACAATGAGTCAGAGCTGTAAAAGATCTAAAATGCTTTGACGGACCTGTtaggtaaaacattaaatgggTTGTTAAAGTGTCTGTTTTGCACAATTAATAATACTGATGCCAGAGTATGACAAGACTGCAGGGCATCCACACCAACATCATCAATGGTTAGCTTGTGTAGTGCTGGTCATTGTAAAACAGAGGGCGGAGTGAGTCGGCTGGCTGGCGAGGGGCTTATGTAGTACCCTTGACATCAGAGATTTGTAAGAGTAATCCCTCGGCTTCCAGGGGAGGATTGGTTTCAATGGGATTGTGGTGAGGTAGCGTTTGAGGAATGCACTCATAGGTCCCGTCATTTTATGAAGAAAACATATAATGAGCCTGATTCAAAGATAAAATTCTCTGTCACTGGAAGGGAAACACCAACCAAGAGGTCTGTGTCAGTAGTATCTAAATTGGACGTCCGACTTTGCTGCCATTTGTGGCCAATAGTTGGACATCAGAGGTCTTACTCATCAATAACCTCTGCCAACAGGACTATGAGAAAGCCCTGTTCTTCCCCTGCAAAGCAGCTGAGCTCGTCAATGACTATGGCAAAGGTTGGAGCCTCAAGTATCGAGCCATGAGCCAGTACCACATGTCTGTCGCCTACAGGAAACTGGAGCGCCTGCCAGACGCCATGGAATGCTGTGAGGTATTGTTTTATATAACCAACACACAAGAGATGCATCCCACAAAGACAAACTCACATAAGTCTGCGGAGAATGTcacactttttgtttcctctcagcgtCCCCCGACGCCTTTGACTGTTCCGGTGTCCGAGCTGCCGATACAGTagatgtttctctttctggACAGGTGCAGGCGCCAGTTGTTGTGTTGCACCAGGCCTTAGACCTCGACAAAAATATGCTCACCGAGGTTTAAAGTGTTAATGAAGTGGGTGGCTTTAGTCTTCACTGTGTTCTAATAATGTACCGAGGGTGAAAAATATCTTGATGTCATTGCCTTGGAGTGTAAAAGGTATAGTAACAAGACAGCAGGATGCATTTcagatttattacatttgccaAACGCATTTAGCCAAACAATTTACACATCCCCTCATATTTAGAATACCAGAGCACGAGAGGAGTCCAAAAGGTGGAACAACAGCGTGTCACGTTCTCTGGCCCTCAGTCGGGTTTATGTGAAAATACAATGCTGAATGAAATATGTTCCTCAGAGTGAAAGTAGTAGAAAGTAGTTAAATACAGCTTAACTGAAAGCAACCTTTCCTTTAGTTGCATCCATGTTGACACTTAATTTAGGATGCATATTATGTTTTATGGGTGTTTCTCTCTCCAACGAACTGGAAAGAAATTATACAAAATGATCTCCCATAATTCATTTTCAGCAGAGCTTTGGCAACGCAGGCGAGGAGGTCAGAAAAACTCTCCTCTCTAAAAATCTCTGTCTCGCTCTTCAACAGGAATCGATGAAGATTGCTCTGCAGCATGGCGACCGTCCTCTGCAGGCTCTGTGCCTACTAAACTTTGCAGACATACACCGCTGCAGGCGTGACGTTGATGTAAGGAGCCTCCGTTTGTGCACGCTTGTTGGGTTTCATTAGTTCATATATTTCCGTGCTTTCTCACTAAAACGTTCTGTCGGGGATATTTTTCGTATACTCAGCTTTACTTTGGTGTTTCTCTACGTCTATCTAGAAAGCATTCCCTCGCTACGAGTCTGCGCTGGCCATCATGACTGAGATCGGAAACCGTCTTGGACAAACGCACGTCTATGTGGGAGTGGCAAAGAGTTGGCTTGTGCAGAAAGAATTTGACAAGGTATCTATAATTAAATATACACTGAGCTTGAAAGACGGAATTCTTTCACCTGGTAACTGTGACACCCCCCCACTCctcattctttattttacagGCTCTTGATTCCCTGCAGCGAGCACAGGAATTGGCTGATGGAATTGGAAACAAGGTAACTGATGTTCGCACAggacacaagacaaaacacacgAGTAGAGCTGTAGAGGAGAGTCCTTTAATCAATAAGCCACTGGACAGGAAATGAATTAGAaattatttgaataataaaggaTCCTACGGGCTAGTatattacacacagacacagtccaCGTGTGATGCTGACGGTCTTCCTCTGCTATCTGTC
This sequence is a window from Acanthopagrus latus isolate v.2019 chromosome 8, fAcaLat1.1, whole genome shotgun sequence. Protein-coding genes within it:
- the kbtbd4 gene encoding kelch repeat and BTB domain-containing protein 4, whose protein sequence is MESSEEGGLSVGGSVGEENYFLGYTFTDRSHSSRVVKSIMDLCLEDGLFADVTVTVDSKEFHLHRLVLSAQSSFFRSMFTSNLKESHNRAIELKDVSATVFQLLIDYIYHGTIKLRVEELQDTYEMADMYQLTALFEECSRFLSRTVEVKNCLQVMWLADRHSDQELYTAAKHCAKIHLAQLHQTEEFLNLPLCLLLDIIKDGVPSSQNPTVAIESWINHNKVEREEFSCILQENLKEIGENVHIYLIGKEEARTHSLAVSLHCDEDDAISVSGQNSLCHQITAACKHGGDLYVVGGSIPRRMWKCNMHTMDWERCAPLPRDRLHHTMVSVATEDAIYSLGGKTLQDTLSNAVIYYTVKDNMWTETSQLDTAVSGAAGVNLGGTIYLLGGEENDMDFFTKPSRLIQCFDTTSQKCQIKPYMLPFAGCMHAAVHMDVIFIVAEGDSLVCYNPLLESFTRLRFPEVWSCVPSLWKVASCNGCIYVFRDKCKKGDANTLKFNPATSVVSVIRGIKILLTNWQFVLA
- the rapsn gene encoding 43 kDa receptor-associated protein of the synapse is translated as MNIFMRRLAPEMGQDQTKQQIEKGLRLYQSNQTDKALHVWTKVLEKTSDPGGKFRVLGCLITAHSEMGKYKDMLKYALDQIDTAREMEDPDYLTEGYLNLARSNEKLCDFQKTVSYCKTCLNMQGTTVSLQLNGQVCLSMGNAFLGLSVFQKALESYEKALRYAHNNDDKMLECRVCCSLGNIYVQLKDYEKALFFPCKAAELVNDYGKGWSLKYRAMSQYHMSVAYRKLERLPDAMECCEESMKIALQHGDRPLQALCLLNFADIHRCRRDVDKAFPRYESALAIMTEIGNRLGQTHVYVGVAKSWLVQKEFDKALDSLQRAQELADGIGNKLCTLKVHCLSEGIYRSRGQQEELREQVVKFLQCVEELELYCGMCGESIGDRDQKLQALPCSHIFHLKCLQTNGTKGCPKCFKSSMKPGFV